DNA from Daucus carota subsp. sativus chromosome 1, DH1 v3.0, whole genome shotgun sequence:
GTGTTAAAGTGTGAGTTCTTTTTGTCCTCTTTCAAGATACATTAATtcgaaattttcatatttaaaaggATAATAAAACTCACACACGTCTTCAATTTTCCGGAATCCTGTCTATTATAGTgaagtacatatataaatatgattcaatGACATGGTTCGTAATTTCTTCTGCATGAATTCCTAAATTAGGTTTTGCAAATGTGAGTTGCCGTATAATCCCGATGAATTAACGCTACCATGTTCTACCTGCGATGATAGGTACGTCCCAGTTTCcatcttttaaaattcttgaatgtCGATAtgtttatatcaaattatattaactgCTAGCACCTGATCATAATACTTTATATATGCTTGTAGGTTTCATCCTATGTGTATAGGAATGACTCTTGAGCAAATAAAAAAGCTAACTCATTATATTTGTGATGAGTGCTCTTATGATGATTGCTCAACATCTTCCGAGTATCCCCTGGTATGTTAAAAGCCTTATAATTCTTCCAGGAACTTAGACGTGCTAtttgaaaatcaatatatccgtTTTTAATTCCTTATTGATTTATGGTTAAAGGTCCTATAATATCATATAATGGTACAAATTAAGCTATATTGATATGTAGTTTGTTTGATTGATTGACTAGGCCATGATGGATGCCAATAAGAATGTCACAGCTGCCTCTAGCAAAATAAGTTCATCAGCATCTTCCACATCAGTAAAAGGTCTGAAGAGAGCTTGTAGTGAACAAGACACTCTTGTGGAAGAGGAAGAAGAGGTACTTGGTGACCAGGCAGAAGGAATGGATGAAAATGAAGTGTGAAGAAACTAAGAAGGTCCAAGATAAAGGCTCAAACACAAAATTTTGAAccggaaaataaataaattttatggacAAAATTATGGGTTCCTATCCCCAACGTCAAAGAACAAAAGTTACCTGTACatctcattatatataattatcaacaccatcttgttattatttatctttaatttattttttgcatATTGTTTAATGATAAAATTGGCCTAGTTGCATGCACAATATTtcattcaaatcaaataaaattgtaatctacttatcCCTAGTCACTAAATTTTCTAGTAATCTAGAAATGAATAATTGCTTGTTATAATTTAGCatccaaaataaataatcaatttatttttttttaacaaatacgacatttaatttaaaaattatataatttaatttttcacccatgttaattatattatagCAATTTAGAACATCTATTAAGTGAATGAAGATAGATGGTtaagactaaatgataattgtTAATTAACTTACAGTCACATATGCAAGCTAATTTTAATGTAACTCAAAGTGCGGAACTAGCTCAATgtatatgaaatgaaaaaaatataaacaaaaataatatagagctattttcattatatatttcGTAGATGTACTAATTGTGTATTGTAGTCTTCTCAGAGATGAAACGGTGTGAtgcaatcaaaataatttaacacaAGCTTTCGCTTTCTCGTTACCTTAAAatgattcattaaaaaaaatgattcatTAAAAGGTTTTagtgataaatatataatatcaattttgTACATATTTTACCTATAATTGTTACTTTagtttatatgttgaatttatttttttctattattttaatgGTTTGATGACTTcatgaagaaaattttatatagatTCTAACCATATATATTCGTTTTAATTCCATCTACAAACTTTTATTACTAAATAAAGAGTTTATTATTCttacaaaatatgaaatttacttggtgattaaattatatattatattaaaacatcAAAGATCATGTATTAGGTTAAAGTAGATGACCGATATACTAACACATATCTATAGACCAATTTATAACCATAATTGCATGTTTAAATCATACCATCTCTATTTTACTTGacctaaatgaaaaaaattaatatttgtttaacaAAAAACTAACTCTAAATATGGATTTCATTGAAATTTTGAATATGAATAGTCTAAGCATATCACCAATGACAAGACATAGAAGGATATGAGACATTTAGAGTATaaagaattttgtaaaaaaatagtcTTCTCAAGCCTAGCAGCCCTAGATACAAGGTGGACATAAAAAGGTAAGGGCAATGGGCCCTAAGGCCTAGTTGACCCAAGTGTGAAATCTTAATCATTTACGATAAAAActgtttttttagaaaatttggCCAAAGCAATGGGCCTTAAGGCCTAGTGGGCTATTGATAATTGTCAAATCTTAATCATTTACTTTAAAAAGCCGATgtttttagaaaatttctatattttattatcttttttggTAGATATGAATAGGTACAAGAATCTTATATTCtaatatgatatttttccttctttttttcatcttacatgaaaaattgaaatataatattcaaaaaaatataaacacttttataaccaaaaaggaaaaaagaaattCCCTTCCTTATTTTAAAGTCGATATTCTAAAAGAtagaatcatttattttaaaaaggtgattttttagaaaattttggtTAATAATACAATTCATATTTTGtacattttattatcttttttggTAGATATGAAAAGATAGAAGaatcttttattataataaattatatttccttttctttacatatTACATAAAGAATTGGAATATAATATtcaatcaaatataaaactttcatgaccaaaaaggaaaaagaatttTCCTTCCTTATTCTAAATCAGATATTCTAAAAACTtcagaaaatttgaaaacactCTCCACAACTCTCCATCTTATATAAGTATACACATAATTCACTAATTCGTCACAGCTATACCTATCTCCACCATATTATACAATTCAATATTACAAGTATTCAACTAAACATAATTTTATGGCGACCACACCAAACAACAGACCGGTGGATTTCTATGTCATTCAAGGAACCAGAGAAGTTATTAGGGGTAAGTTTACAAGTCTGTGGGCATAGTCTTTGTTAGATTGATAATTTGGGTTGTTTTTCTTagacaaatatatatttggtcACATACTGAATTACATGCAAGATATTGTGCTTTAGTTTTCTGGAATGACAGAACTTGCACAGCTGATAAGAACATGTTAGAAAGGGCTAATTATCCAAATCGTCACAccagtaaaatatttataatgctTATAAAAGGATTCACttctaattttttgtttagTGACCGAAGTGATtcttttagttatattattttgggTTCTTCCTCAACTAAAATTTCTGTATTTTTGTTCCTTATGCAGCCGGAGATTGCGTGTTTATGAAATCATTATCTGCACCTAGTTCTGTAGCTCGGGTAGAAAAATTACAAGCTGACAGACATGGTAACGTTGAATTTGAGCTAAGATGGTACTACAAGCCCGAGCATACTCTAGGTAGAAGAAGATCATTTCATGGTGAAAAAGAGTTATTCATGTCTGACCACTTTGACACTCGGGATGCAACCATTATCACAGGAAAGTGCAATATATATTCAGTAGATCAATATGCCAGACTAAAACATGTTGGTCCCGAAGATTTTTATAGTCGTTTCCAATACCAACATGTTTATGGAATTATGACTCCTGTTCGTGTTAAAGTGTGAGTTCTTTTTGTCCTCTTTCAAGATACATTAATtcgaaattttcatatttaaaaggATAATAAAACTCACACACGTCTTCAATTTTCGGGAATCCTGTCTATTATAGTgaagtacatatataaatatgattcaatGACATGGTTCGTAATTTCTTCTGCATGAATTCCTAAATTAGGTTTTGCAAATGTGAGTTGCCGTATAATCCCGATGAATTAACGCTACCATGTTCTACCTGCGATGATAGGTACGTCCCAGTTTCcatcttttaaaattcttgaatgtCGATAtgtttatatcaaattatattaactgCTAGCACCTGATCATAATACTTTATATATGCTTGTAGGTTTCATCCTATGTGTATAGGAATGACTCTTGAGCAAATAAAAAAGCTAACTCATTATATTTGTGATGAGTGCTCTTATGATGATTGCTCAACATCTTCCGAGTATCCCCTGGTATGTTAAAAGCCTTATAATTCTTCCAGGAACTTAGACGTGCTAtttgaaaatcaatatatccgtTTTTAATTCCTTATTGATTTATGGTTAAAGGtcctatattatcatataatggTACAAATTAAGCTATATTGATATGTAGTTTGTTTGATTGATTGACTAGGCCATGATGGATGCCAATAAGAATGTCACAGCTGCCTCTAGCAAAATAAGTTCATCAGCATCTTCCACATCAGTAAAAGGTCTGAAGAGAGCTTGTAGTGAACAAGACACTCTTGTGGAAGAGGAAGAAGAGGTACTTGGTGACCAGGCAGAAGGAATGGATGAAAATGAAGTGTGAAGAAACTAAGAAGGTCCAAGATAAAGGCTCAAACACAAAATTTTGAAccggaaaataaataaattttatggacAAAATTATGGGTTCCTATCCCCAACGTCAAAGAACAAAAGTTACCTGTACatctcattatatataattatcaacaccatcttgttattatttatctttaatttattttttgcatATTGTTTAATGATAAAATTGGCCTAGTTGCATGCACAATATTtcattcaaatcaaataaaattgtaatctacttatcCCTAGTCACTAAATTTCTAGTAATCTAGAAATGAATAATTGCTTGTTATAATTTAGCatccaaaataaataatcaatttattttttttaacaaatacgacatttaatttaaaaattatatactttaatttttcacccatgttaattatataatagCAATTTAGAACATCTATTAAGTGAGTGAAGATAGATGGTtaagactaaatgataattgtTAATTAACTTACAATCACATATGCAAGCTAATTTTAATGTAACTCAAAGTGCGGAACTAGCTCAATGTAtatcaaatgaaaaaaatataaacaaaaataatatagagctattttcattatatatttcGTAGATGTACTAATTGTGTATTGTAGTCTTCTCAGAGATGAAACGGTGTGAtgcaatcaaaataatttaacacaAGCTTTCGCTTTCTCGTTACCATAAAatgattcattaaaaaaaatgattcatTAAAAGGTTTTagtgataaatatataatatcaattttgTACATATTTTACCTATAATTGTTACTTTagtttatatgttgaatttatttttttctattattttaatgGTTTGATGACTTcatgaagaaaattttatatagatTCTAACCATATATATTCGTTTTAATTCCATCTACAAACTTTTATTACTAAATAAAGAGTTTATTATTCttacaaaatatgaaatttacttggtgattaaattatatattatattaaaacatcAAAGATCATGTATTAGGTTAAAGTAGATGACCGATATACTAACACATATCTATAGACCAATTTATAACCATAATTGCATGTTTAAATCATACCATCTCTATTTTACTTGacctaaatgaaaaaaaattaatatttgtttaacaAAAAACTAACTCTAAATATGGATTTCATTGAAATTTTGAATATGAATAGTCTAAGCATATCACCAATGACAAGACATAGAAGGATATGAGACATTTAGAGTATaaagaattttgtaaaaaaatagtcTTCTCAAGCCTAGCAGCCCTAGATACAAGGTGGACATAAAAAGGTAAGGGCAATGGGCCCTAAGGCCTAGTTGACTCAAGTGTGAAATCTTAATCATTTACGATAAAAActgtttttttagaaaatttggCCTAAGCAATGGGCCTTAAGGCCTAGTGGGCTATTGATAATTGTCAAATCTTAATCATTTACTTTAAAAAGCCGATgtttttagaaaatttctatattttattatcttttttggTAGATATGAATAGGTACAAGAATCTTATATTCtaatatgatatttttccttctttttttcatCTTACATGAAAAActgaaatataatattcaaaaaaatataaacacttttataactaaaaaggaaaaaagaaattCCCTTCCTTATTTTAAAGTCGATATTCTAAAAGAtagaatcatttattttaaaaaggtgattttttagaaaattttggtTAATAATACAATTCATATTTTGtacattttattatcttttttggTAGATATGAAAAGATAGAAGaatcttttattataataaattatatttccttttctttacatatTACATAAAGAATTGGAATATAATATtcaatcaaatataaaactttcatgaccaaaaaggaaaaagaatttTCCTTCCTTATTCTAAATCAGATATTCTAAAAACTtcagaaaatttgaaaacactCTCCACAACTCTCCATCTTATATAAGTATACACATAATTCACTAATTCGTCACAGCTATACCTATCTCCACCATATTATACAATTCAATATTACAAGTATTCAACTAAACATAATTTTATGGCGGCCACACCAAACAACAGACCGGTGGATTTCTATGTCATTCAAGGAACCAGAGAAGTTATTAGGGGTAAGTTTACAAGTCTGTGGGCATAGTCTTTGTTAGATTGATAATTTGGGTTGTTTTTCTTagacaaatatatatttggtcACATACTGAATTACATGCAAGATATTGTGCTTTAGTTTTCTGGAATGACAGAACTTGCACAGCTGATAAGAACATGTTAGAAAGGGCTAATTACCCAAATCGTCACAccagtaaaatatttataattcttataAAAGGATTCACttctaattttttgtttagTGACCGAAGTGATtcttttagttatattattttgggTTCTTCCTCAACTAAAATTTCTGTATTTTTGTTCCTTATGCAGCCGGAGATTGCGTGTTTATGAAATCATTATCTGCACCTAGTTCTGTAGCTCGGGTAGAAAAATTACAAGCTGACAGACATGGTAACGTTGAATTTGAGCTAAGATGGTACTACAAGCCCGAGCATACTCTAGGTAGAAGAAGATCATTTCATGGTGAAAAAGAGTTATTCATGTCTGACCACTTTGACACTCGGGATGCAACCATTATCAGAGGAAAGTGCAATATATATTCAGTAGATCAATATGCCAGACTAAAACATGTTGGTCCCGAAGATTTTTATAGTCGTTTCCAATACCAACATGTTTATGGAATTATGACTCCTGTTCGTGTTAAAGTGTGAGTTCTTTTTGTCCTCTTTCAAGATACATTAATtcgaaattttcatatttaaaaggATAATAAAACTCACACACGTCTTCAATTTTCCGGAATCCTGTCTATTATAGTgaagtacatatataaatatgattcaatGACATGGTTCGTAATTTCTTCTGCATGAATTCCTAAATTAGGTTTTGCAAATGTGAGTTGCCGTATAATCCCGATGAATTAACGCTACCATGTTCTACCTGCGATGATAGGTACGTCCCAGTTTCcatcttttaaaattcttgaatgtCGATAtgtttatatcaaattatattaactgCTAGCACCTGATCATAATACTTTATATATGCTTGTAGGTTTCATCCTATGTGTATAGGAATGACTCTTGAGCAAATAAAAAAGCTAACTCATTATATTTGTGATGAGTGCTCTTATGATGATTGCTCAACATCTTCCGAGTATCCCCTGGTATGTTAAAAGCCTTATAATTTTTCCAGGAACTTAGACGTGCTAtttgaaaatcaatatatccgtTTTTAATTCCTTATTGATTTATGGTTAAAGGtcctatattatcatataatggTACAAATTAAGCTATATTGATATGTAGTTTGTTTGATTGATTGACTAGGCCATGATGGATGCCAATAAGAATGTCACAGCTGCCTCTAGCAAAATAAGTTCATCAGCATCTTCCACATCAGTAAAAGGTTTCAAGAGAGCTTGTAGTGAATTAGACACTCTTGTGGAAGAGGAAGAAGAGGCACTTGGTGACCGGGAGGAAGGAATGGATGAAAATGAAGTGTGAAGAAACAAAGGTCCAAGATAAAGGCTCAAGCACAAAATTTTGAACcgggaaataaataaattttatggacAAAATTATGCGTTCCTATCCCCAACGTCAAAGAACAAAAGTTACCTGTACATctcattatatttaattatcaacaccatcttgttattatttatcttcaatttattttttgcatATTGTTTAATGATAAAATTGGCCTAGTTACATGCACAATATTtcattcaaatcaaataaagttttcTTTTACTTATCAGtaaaattgtaatctacttatcCCTAATCACTAAATTTTCTAGTAATCTAGAAATTAATAATTGTTTGTTATTTTTTAGCATCCAAAATGAATAAccaatttatttttcttaacaaATACgacatttaattttaaaattatataatttaatttttcacccatgttaattatattatagCAATTAAGAACATCTATTAAGTGAGTGAAGATAGATGGTtaagactaaatgataattgtTAATTAACTTACAATCACATATGCAAGCTAATTTTAATGTAACTCAAAGTGCCGAACAAGCTCAATgtatatgaaatgaaaaaatataaacaaaaatattataaagctATTTTCATTACATATTTCGTAAATgtattaattatgtatattcttCTCTAAAATGAAACGGTGTGATGCAATCAAAATATTTCAACACAAGCTTTCACTAGAAAgcgataatataataaagggcATCATGGCCCACTTGGCTAATGTTCTCCTAAGAGGTTGGTATCTTACTCTGTTACCTTTGAGAAAAGGATTCATTAAAAGGTTTTAgtaagaaatatataatatcaattttgTACACATTTTACCAATAATTGTTACTTTATTTAATatgttgaatttatttttttctattattttaatgGTTTGATGACtttcatgaaattttttttatagattctaaccatatatattcatttttattcCATCTACAAACTTTTATTACCAAATAAAGGGTTTATTATTCttacaaaatatgaaatttacttggtgattttatgtcattattttttatattatatattatattaaaacatcGAAGATCATGTATTAGGTTAAAGTAGATGACCGATATACTAACACGTATCTATAGACAAATTTATAACCATAATTGCATGTTTAAATCATACAATCTCTTTTTTACTTGACctaaatgaaaaaattaatatttgtttaacaAAAAACTAGCTCCAAATATGGATTTCattgaaattttgaatataaatagtCTAAGCATATCACCAATGACAAGACATAGAAGGATAGGAGACATTTAGAGTATAAAGAATTATGTGAACAAATAGTCTTCTCAAGCCTAGTAGCCCTAGATACAAGGTGGACATAAAAAGGAAAGGGCAATGGGCCCTAAAGCCTAGCCTGCTCAAGTGTAAAATCTTAATCATTTGCggtaaaaaatgtttttttagaaaatttggCCAAAGCAATGGGCCTTAAGGCCTAGTGGGCTATTGATATATAATTGTCAAAtcttaatcatttattttaaaaagccGACTGTTTTAGaaaatttctatattttattatcttttttggTAGATATGAATATGCACAAGAATCTTTTATTCTAATATGttatttttccttcttttttccATCTTAcatgaaaaattgaaatatagtattcaaaaaaatatgaacACTTTTATaaccaaaaaggaaaaaagaaattCCCTTCCTTATTTTAAAGTCGATATTCTAAAAGAACATAAACTTGACAAAATTTGAGAACGCTCTACACAGCTCTCCAAccttatatatgtatacacataATTCACTAATTTGACAAGTCACAGCTATACCTCTCTCCGTCATATTATACAGTTCAATATTACAAGTATTCaactaaacaaaattttatgaaattttggCAGCCTCACCAAACTACAGACCGGTGGATTTCTATTTCATTCCAGGAACCAGAGAAGCTATCAGGGGTAGGTTTACAAGTGTGTGGGCATATAGTCTTTGTTAAATTGATGAATTGGGGGTTGTTTTTTTTTAGACAAATATATTTAGTCACATATTGAATTATATGTAAGATATTGTGCTTTAGTTTTCTGGAATGACAGAACCTGCACAGCTGATAAGAACATGTTAAAAAGGGCTAATTATCCAAATCCACACACCAGTAAAGTACTTACAATAATGCTTATAAAAAGATTCACTTCTAATTTTTGTTTAGTGACCCAAGTAATTCTTTTAGGCATATTATTTTGGGTTCTTCctcaattaaaatttaattatatttatgtatttttgttcCTTATGCAGCCGGAGATTACGTGTTTATGGAATCATTATCTGCACCTAGTTCTGTAGCTCGGGTAGAAAAATTACAAGCTGACAGACATGGTAACGTTGAATTTGAGCTAAGATGGTCCTACAAGCCCGAGCTAAGATGGTACTACAAGCCCGAGCATAGTCTTGGTAGAAGAAGATCATTTCATGGTGAAAAAGAGTTATTCATGTCTGACCACTTTGACACTCGGGATGCAACCATTATCACAGGAAAGTGCAATATATATTCAGTAGATCAATATGCCAGACTAAAACATGATGGTCCCAAAGATTTTTATAGTCATTTCCAATACCAACATGTTTATGGAATTATGACTCCTGTTCGTGTTAAAGTGTGAGTACTTTTTGTCCTCTTTCAAGATACATTAATtcgaaattttcatatttaaaggGATAATAAAACTCACACACGTCTTCAATTTTCCGGAATCCTGTCTATCATAGTgaagtacatatataaatatgattcaatGACATGGTTCGTAATTTCTTCTGCATGAATTCCTAAATTAGGTTTTGCAAATGTGAATTGCCGTATAATCCCGATGAATTAACGCTACCATGTTCTACCTGCGATGATAGGTACGTCCCAGTTTCcatcttttaaaattcttgaatgtCGATAtgtttatatcaaattatattaactgCTAGCACCTGATCATAATACTTTATATATGCTTGTAGGTTTCATCCTATGTTTATAGGAATGACTCTTGAGTAAATAAAAAAGCTAACTCATTATATTTGTGATGAGTGCTCTTATGATGATTGCTCAACATCTTCCGAGTATCCCCTGGTATGTTAAAAGCCTTATAATTTTTCCAGGAACTTAGACGTGCTAtttgaaaatcaatatatccgtTTTTAATTCCATATTGATTTATGGTTAAAGGTCctataatatcatatattaatggTACAAATTAAGCTATATTGATATGTAGTTTGTTTGATTGATTGACTAGGCCATGATGGATGCCAATAAGAATGAGCTGCCTCTAGCAAAATAAGTTCATCAGCATCTTCCACATCAGTAAAAGGTCTGAAGAGAGCTTGTAGTGAACAAGACACTCTTGTGGAAGAGGAAGAAGAGGTACTTGGTGACCAGGCAGAAGGAATGGATGAAAATGAAGTGTGAAGAAACTAAGAAGGTCCAAGATAAAGGCTCAAACACAAAATTTTGAAccggaaaataaataaattttatggacAAAATTATGGGTTCCTATCCCCAACGTCAAAGAACAAAAGTTACCTGTACatctcattatatataattatcaacaccatcttgttattatttatctttaatttattttttgcatATTGTTTAATGATAAAATTGGCCTAGTTGCATGCACAATATTtcattcaaatcaaataaaattgtaatctacttatcCCTAGTCACTAAATTTTCTAGTAATCTAGAAATGAATAATTGCTTGTTATAATTTAGCATCCAAAATAAATAACCGATTTATTTTCTTAACAAATAcgacatttaatttaaaaattatataatttaatttttcaccCATGTTAATTATGTTATAGCAATTTAGAACATCTATTAAGTGGGTGAAGATAGATGGTtaagactaaatgataattgtTAATTAACTTACAATCACATATGCAAGCTAATTTTAATGTAACTCAAAGTGCGGAACTAGCTCAATgtatatgaaatgaaaaaatataaacaaaaataatatagagctattttcattatatatttcGTAGATGTACTAATTGTGTATTGTAGTCTTCTCGGAGAAACGGTGTGATgcaatcaaaatattttaacacaAGCTTTCACTAGAAAGCGGATAATAAAGGGCATCTTGGCCCATCATGACCCACTTGGCTAATATTCTCCTAACAGGTTGGTATCTTACTCGTTACCTTAAAatgattcattaaaaaaattgattcatTAAAAGGTTttagtaataaatatataatatcaattttgTACATATTTTACCTATAATTGTTACTTTagtttatatgttgaattttttttctattattttaatgGTTTGATGACTTCATGAAGAAACTTTTATATAGATTCTAACCATATATATTCGTTTTAATTCCATCTACAAACTTTTATTACCAAATAAAGGGTTTATTATTCTTACAAAATATGAAATGTACTTGGTgattttatgtcattattttttatattatatattatattaaaacatgAAAGATCATGTATTAGGTTAAAGTAGATGACCTATATACTAATAGACCAATTTATAACCATAATTGCATGTTTAAATCATACCATCTCTTTTTTACTTGacctaaatgaaaaaaattaatatttgtttaacaAAAAACTAACTGTAAATATGGATTTCATTGAAATTTTGAATATGAATAGTCTAAGCATATCACCAATGAGAAGACATAGAAGGAAATGAGACATTTAGAGTATAAAGAATTGTCTGAACGAATAGTCTTCTCAAGCCAAGTAGCGCTAGATACAAGGTGGACATGAAAAGGTCAGGGCAATGGCCCATAACCCGCCCATGTGTGAAATCTTAATCATTTACTGtaataaaatgtttttttagaaaatttggCCAAAGCAATGGGCCTTAAGGCCTAGTGGGCTATTGATAATTGTT
Protein-coding regions in this window:
- the LOC135149925 gene encoding chromatin remodeling protein EBS-like — translated: MATTPNNRPVDFYVIQGTREVIRAGDCVFMKSLSAPSSVARVEKLQADRHGNVEFELRWYYKPEHTLGRRRSFHGEKELFMSDHFDTRDATIITGKCNIYSVDQYARLKHVGPEDFYSRFQYQHVYGIMTPVRVKVFCKCELPYNPDELTLPCSTCDDRFHPMCIGMTLEQIKKLTHYICDECSYDDCSTSSEYPLAMMDANKNVTAASSKISSSASSTSVKGLKRACSEQDTLVEEEEEVLGDQAEGMDENEV
- the LOC135149926 gene encoding chromatin remodeling protein EBS-like translates to MAATPNNRPVDFYVIQGTREVIRAGDCVFMKSLSAPSSVARVEKLQADRHGNVEFELRWYYKPEHTLGRRRSFHGEKELFMSDHFDTRDATIIRGKCNIYSVDQYARLKHVGPEDFYSRFQYQHVYGIMTPVRVKVFCKCELPYNPDELTLPCSTCDDRFHPMCIGMTLEQIKKLTHYICDECSYDDCSTSSEYPLAMMDANKNVTAASSKISSSASSTSVKGFKRACSELDTLVEEEEEALGDREEGMDENEV
- the LOC135149927 gene encoding chromatin remodeling protein EBS-like, translated to MESLSAPSSVARVEKLQADRHGNVEFELRWSYKPELRWYYKPEHSLGRRRSFHGEKELFMSDHFDTRDATIITGKCNIYSVDQYARLKHDGPKDFYSHFQYQHVYGIMTPVRVKVFCKCELPYNPDELTLPCSTCDDRFHPMFIGMTLE